The genome window TCTCGCAACTATCCTTTCTTTATCGATAAAATGGAAAAACACCTGTCACCAGTTTGCGAGATTATCGCTTTTTGTTTGATGAAAAACCATTTTCATCTCGTTGTTAAAACAAAAAAAATAGAAGAAACTCAAATTTCAAGAGCCTTTGCAAATTTATTTATAGGTTATGCAAAAGCATATAACAAAGCATATAATCGTTCGGGAAGTTTATTTAAAAAGCCTTTTAAGAGGAAACTTATAGCATCAGAAACCTATTTGAAAAATGTTATTTTATATGTTCATTGCAATCCAGTTAAGGATGGATTTGTAGAAGACATCATTAGTTACCCTTGGTCTTCTTACAATGAAATTTTAGATGATTTAGCCACATTTATAGATCGTGACTTTGTTCTAGAATTGTTTGATGATTCCATTAACTTTGTTGCCGCTCATAGAGCTTATCAGTTAAACACCTCTTTCACTCCTACTTTTGAACAAAACTAACTACAACACCATAATCATAGGCGGCGGCGCAGCTGGATTTTTTACCGCTATCAATCTGGCAGAGCAGACCAGCGATCATTCTATTGCGATATTGGAACGTGGAAAAGACGTACTTCAAAAAGTGCGTATTTCAGGCGGTGGAAGATGCAATGTCACTCATGCAGAGTTTGAACCCAAACCTTTATCCCTTAATTACCCGCGTGGAGAGAAAGAATTGCTCGGGCCATTTCACAGCTTTATGACGGGTGACACCATCGCTTGGTTTGAAGAACGTGGCGTAGAATTAAAAATTGAAGAGGATGGACGTATGTTTCCGGTTTCTAATTCTTCACAGACCATTATCGACTGCTTTATCTCGCTTACGCGAAAACACCACATAGACATTCTTACCAGCCATAATGTGGCCTCAATCGAGAAAACAGAGTCTTGGAAATTACATACTAAAACAGATATTTTTACTTGTGAACATCTTGTAATAACCGCAGGAAGCAGCCCTAAAGTTTGGGAAATGATGCGTCAACTAGATCATACGATTGTAAACGCAGTTCCTTCCCTTTTCACCTTTAATATAGTTGATAAAAAAATAACCGAGTTGGCAGGAATAGCCTTAGAAGCTCGAGTAGAAATACCCCAATTAAAGTTAGAATCTCAAGGACCTTTACTCATCACGCATTGGGGCTTTTCTGGACCAGCCATTTTAAAAATGAGCGCTTGGGGCGCCATAGAACTGAACTCATCAGATTATAAATTTGATTTGGTTATCAACTGGCTGAATTACCTATCGCATCAAGAATGTTTAGAAAGTCTTTTTGAAAGAAGAAAAAATAGTAAAAAACAAGTCGGTAACGAGTGGTTGTTTGATCTTCCTAAACGACTTTGGAAATACGTAGTAGAAAGCATTCAGCTCACAGAAAAAAACTGGGCAGATTGTTCCAATACCGACCTTCAAAATCTAGCGACAGTATTAACAGCAAGCACATTTGCTATCAATGGAAAAAGCACTTTTAAAGAAGAATTTGTAACCGCTGGTGGTGTAGATTTAAAAGAGGTCAATTTCAAGTCTTTTTCTTCCAAAAAACAAGATAACTTGTATCTTGCAGGAGAAATCCTAAATATAGATGCCATTACCGGCGGCTTTAATTTTCAAAACGCCTGGACGGGTGGCTGGATCATTGCGAGGGCAATAGGCAATAGGCAATAGGCAGTAGGCAGTAGGCAATAGGCAATAGGCAGTAGGCAATAGGCAGTAGGCAATAGGCAGTAGGCAGTAGGCAGTAGGTAGTAGGTAGTAGGCAGTAGGCAGTAGGCAGTAGGCAGTAGGCAGTAGGCAGTAGGCAGTAGGCAGTAGGCAGTAGGCAGTAGGCAGTAGGCAGTAGGCAGTAGGCAGTAGGCAGTAGGCAGTAGGCAGTAGGCAAAATCGCTTTGACTTTTTTAAAAAAAAAGTCAAAGCGATTTTTATGTGTTTATAAAGAGAAAAAATGTGCTTATAAATTTTACCGCTTTTGTACACTATTCTTTAGTGGCATTTCTCTATGGAACGCTGAGACTGATGCTGTAAACTAAAATTTCGCAATCGCTTTCGTAGAAAAAGAATGAATCAACTCGCTTATTTAGACTTAAAAACCTACGATTTCCGTAATTTAGGAGTTCAAATTTTTATACATTGAACAAGAAAACGATTTTAATGATTCTCGATGGTTGGGGAATCACCCAGGACCCAAAAGTAAGTGCTATTGCGCAAGCAAACACTCCTTTTATAGACAGCCTATATAAGAAATACCCTCATGCCACTTTGCGCACCGACGGTGAACACGTAGGACTACCTGAAGGACAAATGGGAAATAGCGAGGTAGGTCATATGAACCTCGGCGCGGGTAGAATCGTCTATCAAGATCTTGCCAAAATCAATAAAGCCATAAAAGACGACACGCTCAAAGAAGAGAAAGTGCTGGTGGATGCTCTCGATTTCGCGAAAGCGAATTCTAAAAAAGTACATTTCTTAGGATTGTTATCT of Nonlabens sp. Ci31 contains these proteins:
- a CDS encoding transposase; this translates as MNDRIEGDKYYHIFNQANGMIDIFKESRNYPFFIDKMEKHLSPVCEIIAFCLMKNHFHLVVKTKKIEETQISRAFANLFIGYAKAYNKAYNRSGSLFKKPFKRKLIASETYLKNVILYVHCNPVKDGFVEDIISYPWSSYNEILDDLATFIDRDFVLELFDDSINFVAAHRAYQLNTSFTPTFEQN
- a CDS encoding NAD(P)/FAD-dependent oxidoreductase; the protein is MNKTNYNTIIIGGGAAGFFTAINLAEQTSDHSIAILERGKDVLQKVRISGGGRCNVTHAEFEPKPLSLNYPRGEKELLGPFHSFMTGDTIAWFEERGVELKIEEDGRMFPVSNSSQTIIDCFISLTRKHHIDILTSHNVASIEKTESWKLHTKTDIFTCEHLVITAGSSPKVWEMMRQLDHTIVNAVPSLFTFNIVDKKITELAGIALEARVEIPQLKLESQGPLLITHWGFSGPAILKMSAWGAIELNSSDYKFDLVINWLNYLSHQECLESLFERRKNSKKQVGNEWLFDLPKRLWKYVVESIQLTEKNWADCSNTDLQNLATVLTASTFAINGKSTFKEEFVTAGGVDLKEVNFKSFSSKKQDNLYLAGEILNIDAITGGFNFQNAWTGGWIIARAIGNRQ